A window of Helicobacter pylori genomic DNA:
ACATCACTAATCGCCCCACCCTACCATTGCCATCACTAAAAGGGTGTATCTTTTCAAAAGCCACATGAAAATCTATGATGTTTTCCAAACTCACTTCAAGGTTGCGTTGGTAATTTTTCACAAGATTTGTCAATTCGCTTTCAACTAATTGGGGTCTTGTTGTGGCGCTATTGCCTACAAAATTAGGGCGTTTTTTGAAACCACCAATAACTTCATCAGAACAATTCTTTTTCAAGATTTTGTGTAAAGTCTTGAAGTATTCTAAACTCAAAGGTTCTTGATAGCTTTCAAGTAAGTAATTCACGCATTCAAAATGATTGATGGTTTCAAAAATATCATCAAGTTTGATATTGGCGTTTTTTTCAGTTATAAGAACGGATTTGTCAAAAATATGAGCGGTTTGTTCATAAGTCAAACCGCTTCCTTCAATGCGATTAGAGTTGTAAGAAAATTTGATTTGAATCAGGTGGTAAATGCCATTTTTGATAGCATTCTTTCTTTCGTGATTCAGTTTTTCTATGAGTTTAGTCAAATTGAGTTTAGTCAAATGCATCTGTCTTTTCACCGAGTAACGATGAGTTATGAAAATGCCGATACCAACAATTTTAAGGGTAATTGCAATGATTGCGTGTCAGATTTCACCCCACAAACCGCAGAAGAATTGACTAATTTAATGCTGGATATGATTGCGGTGTTTGATTCTAAATCGTGGGAAGAGGCCGTTTTAAACGCTCCTTTTGAATTTTCTAACAGCTCATCAGAGTGCGGCTCTGACTTTCCTAAATGCGTGAATCCTTTCAATAACGGGCGTGTCGCTCCCATCTATGAAAAATACGTGCTAACCCCACAATCCGTTATAGATGCGTTTAGAAGAGCGATCAATCTTGAAGTGAATATCCTAAAATCAGGGTTTGTAGGGCTAGGGTATGAACTTGATGATAATGATGGCAATCTAGGGATAGAAGCTTCTGCCTTAAATCCTGAAAAATTGTTTGGTAAAACTTTGAATAAAGTTGATATTGTGGAATTAAGAGACATTATCCATGAATTTAGCCACACTAAAGGCTATACGCATAACGGGAATATGACTTATCAAAGGGTGCGCTTGTGTCAAGAAAACGGCGGAGCCATACAAGAATGTGAGGGCGGGAAAGAAGAATTAGTCAATGGAAAAGAAGAGTTAAAATTTACAAATGGGAAAGAAGTGAAAGATCAAGATGGTTACACTTATAATGTATGCTCTTTTTATAAGGACAACCACCAAGCCTACACAGCGGGCAACTACCCCAATTCCATCTACACCAATTGCGCTCAAGTCCCTGCTGGGCTTATAGGGGTTACCACCGCTGTTTGGCAGCAGCTCATCAATCAAAACGCCCTCCCTATTAATTTCGCTAATTTGAGCCGTCAAGCCAACTATTTAGACGCTAGCTTGAATGCAAGGGCTTTTGTTAGCTCTATGTTTAATGCATTCAATCAAAGTTTTTTAACTTCTAGCGTTTCACAATCCTTTAGAAGCCCTATTTTAGGGGTCAATGTTAAAATGGGCTACCAACACTATTTCAATGACTACATAGGATTAGCCTATTATGGCATCATCAAATACAATTACGCTCAAGCTAGCGATGAAAAAATCCAACAATTAAGCTATGGTGGGGGAATGGATGTGTTGTTTGATTTCATCACCACTTACACTAACAAAAAGCAAGACAACCCAATTAAAAAAGTTTTTGCTTCCTCTTTTGGGGTGTTTGGGGGGTTAAGAGGCTTATACAACAGCTACTACGTTTTCAATCAAGTCAAAGGAAGCGGTAATTTAGACATAGTTACCGGGTTTAACTACCGCTACAAGCATTCTAAATATTCTGTAGGCATTAGCGTTCCTTTAATCCAAAGCAATATCCAAATCGCTTCTAATAATGGCATCTATGCAGACTCTGTCATTTTGAATGAAGGGGGCAGTCATTTTAAAGTGTTTTTCAATTACGGGTGGATCTTTTAGGTTTAAAATTTGTTTTATGGGGGATAACTTTTTTCTATACTTACACACTAAAATCAAATGGGCTTTTAGATTATGTTTGCTTCTATTGGTTGAAACATACCCCCTTAATGGATAATGGTTTTTTCTCATTGTTTAGCCTTATTCATTATTTATAAAAACATTGTATAATGATATAAGATAAAGATAAGGAGTTATTTTTGCTTAACGCTATTAAGTTTAGAATTTATCCTAACGCTCAACAAAAAGAGCTTATTTCTAAACATTTTGGCTGTTCTAGGGTAGTGTATAACTATTTTTTAGATTACCGACAAAAGCAATATGCACAAGGCATTAAAGAAACTTACTTCACCATGCAAAAAGTCTTAACCCAAATCAAGCGACAAGAAAAATACCATTATCTCAATGAGTGCAATTCTCAAAGCTTGCAAATGGCGTTAAGAAAACTTGTGAGCGCTTATGATAATTTCTTTAGTAAAAGAGCGAGATACCCTAAATTCAAATCCAAGAAAAACGCTAAGCAATCTTTTGCAATCCCTCAAAACATAGAAATCCAAACAGAAACTCAAACAATCGCACTACCTAAATTCAAAGAGGGTATTAAAGCTAAATTACACAGAGAGTTGCCTAAAGACAGCGTTATCAAACAAGCTTTTATTTCTTGCATAGCGGATCAATATTTTTGTTCTCTGTCTTATGAAACTAAAGAGCCTATCCCTAAACCTAACACCATTAAAAAAGCTGTAGGTTTAGACATGGGCTTAAACACGCTCATCGTTACAAGCGATAAAATAGAATACCCACACATTCGCTTTTATCAAAAATTAGAAAAGAAACTCAAACAAGCGCAAAGGAGGTTAAGTAAAAAAGTAAAAGGCTCAAACAACAGGAAAAAACAAGCTAAAAAGGTGGCTAGATTGCATTTAGCTTGTTCGAACACTAGAGAAGACTACTTGCATAAAATCAGTAATGAGATAACCAATCAATACGATTTGATAGGGGTAGAAACTTTGAATATTAAGGGGCTTATGAAAACCTATCATTCTAAAAGCCTTGCTAATGCGAGTTGGAGGAAATTTTTTACTATGTTAGAATATAAAGCTCAAAGGAAAGGTAAAACCCTTTTACGCATAGATAGATTTTTCCCTAGCACTCAAATATGCTCTTATTGTGGGGTCAATATAGGCAAAAAACATGAAAGAATCACTAAATTCACTTGTCCTTATTGTAATATCACACACCATAGAGATTACAATGCGAGTGTCAATATTAGAAACTACGCTTTAGGCATGCTAGATGATAGGCACAAAGTAAAGATAGATAAAGCTAGGGTAGGGATTATCCGAAGCGATTACACTCATTACACTAATGAGTGTGTCAAAGCTTGTGGAGCTTCCTCTAATGGGGTTAGTTCATATGGCAACATATTGGATCTAGCTAGTTATGGAGCTGTGAAGCAAGAAAAAGCTCAATCGCTTTAGCGGTTGGGTAATTCACCCCCTAAAAACTATAAACGTAACTCACATGAAACATCACAAGGCGTTTAAAAAAAAGCGAAGTGTTTAACCCTTTGCCATGCGTTTCATAAAAGGAATTCACCGCTAAAGGGATCTTTAAGCCCATTTCAAAGCCATTATGCCTATCCACATTCACACGAATCCCCAAATTCAAAGGGATTTGAAAAAAACTGGTGTGCATTTTAGCTTGATAATTAGTCAAGTAATTGTTGATAAAATCCATTTGACTCACCCACATGTTCAAACCACTCCCCACCCAAGAACTCCCCGCTAAAGCAAAGCCTGCATAAAAACCCACGCTAGAATGTTTTTTTTCGTTGTCAATGAAATTAAAAAGGTAGTCTATCCCAAGCCCATAGAGGTGGTTATTCATTTTGCCTAAACTGGTAACGCCATTGCCCACAAAACCAAAATTACTATAGCCATAGTCATAAAACAAGTAATAACGAAACCCTTGATTTTTTTTCTTAGTGAAGAAATGCTTATACCCCACGCTCAAACCCACCCCATACATGCTTGAAATGTTTTTAGAATAACTAGTGGGATCAAGCGCGTTTAAAGAGTTAGAAATTTCAGCGATTTGAGAAGAAAGCGAAGAAAGGATGTTGTTTTGAGAATGATCAAATTGCAATTCTAAATTTTTTAAGTTTTCTGCCAATTCTAAAGGGTTAGTGGTGGGTTCTTGCATTTTTTCTAACGCTTGGACTAATTTAGGGTTAGACGGGGCGCTATGGCTAAGCATCACTATTTTTTCAATCCCTTCAAGGGTGGATTGGAGGTAGTAAGCTTCAGCTTGCATTTCAGTGGGGGTTAATTTGGAATGGTTTTTTAAAGCGTTATTGATGTAGTTAAAGTTATTGGGCATGTTTTTAACTTGACTTTTAACCTGATTGAGTTCATTGATTTGTTTTTGAGCGTTAGAAATCGTTTTGATGCGTTCTTGATTGAAAAAGGGGTTGTTATGCTCAACTGCATGTGCAATGGAATATTCAACGCCCACGCTCGCATACGCCCCATTTTCTTCAGCGTTGCAAAAAGAGAATAAAGATGAGAATAAAAAAGAGAATCTTTACAAACCTTACAAAGTGATGAAAAGGCTTTTAGTAGTGAGCAAGAGGGATTGAAACAAGCGTTAGCTAACGCTAAACATGCAAGCCCAACACCAAATCCGACACCAAACCCCACAAAACACACAGCGCAAAACACACCCCCTACTCAAGATTTACCTAAAACAAATGTATGGAATGGAGTCTATAATATTCAAAATCAAACCTACTCAAAACAAGGCATTTATTACATTGATCCTAATCTTTCAGGACAAAGCGGTCAAAGCGGCAACACGCTTAGCACCTATGGTTGGCTTGATTGGTTTACCCTTAAAAATAGTTTTGGCGTCAATGCTAACAACGGCACTTTGATTATAGGGAATGATACAGAGAGCGCAAACACTAAAGGTTTGATTTGGATAGGAAATGATAAGGGTCTTGTCTATTATAATACTGGAAATTTTAATGCGGCTAACATTTACTTGACCAGTAATTTAAAAACCGGAAATGGTTTTTCTGGAGAGAGCGATTTTTAAGACAAATTTATCAATATTAGGCATCGTGTAATCTTTTGGAATGTCTAAAAGCTCCCTGAATTGAGACCATTCCACGCTCAAAATCCCTGTGCTTTTGTATTGCTTGAGCAAGCGATAGAGCGTTTTAGCGTATTTACCCCTCACTCTTTGGAATTCTAAAAGTTTGAAAGAAGTGTATTGACCGCCCATTCCTAGATTGTTGAGCAAGTATTGATAGCTATCATTGAGTTGGACATCTAAGTATTCTATAGTTTGGGTTGGCTTATGGATGCGGATTTCAAATTGTTTGAAAAGCATGTAGCTAGTGTGATCTTCATAGATTTCGCCATTTTCAACATGCTCTCTAATGATCCAAAAATTAGCACCGCTGATGTTGTCAAGCAAATTTTTTAAGATTTGCAATAATTGCCTGTTGGTTAAGTTGGATTTGACCATGATCATGCGCTTTAAATCTTGCGGTTCAAAACGAATGAGGGTGTTCCCTTGATCTTTAAGCCTTTGAAAAATAGCGAATAAAAGATTGGCTTCCCTTTCGCTCAATTTCCCTAGATTAACCTTATTAGCGTTGTTGTGGTAGGTGATATAGGTTTTATCTTTAGGGGCGCTAACCACTAAATCTTTGCATGGTGTGGGGGTGGTTTGTGGCTCTTTTGTTGGTGTGGGTTTTTCTTTTAGAGTGGGTTTTAGTTCTTCTTTTTTGATTTCATGCTTTAATAGTAATTCTTTAATGATTGTGTCTGTTATTTTGTTGATGCGGTCTTGTATTTCTTGTTTTTGTAGCTCAATTTGTGGGGTTTGTGGGAGTGTATCTAATTCTTTTAACACTTTTTGCAAGTCTGATCTTTGTGTTTCTAATTGATCAAATTCCACTCTATACTCCTTATCTTTTGGTGTATAATAAGTGTGATCGTATCAGTATGCTTATAACGAGCCAACCCCCATAAACAAGGGGTTAGACCACGAATAAGCCTAATATAGCAATTGTGCGAGAATTACTAATACTAGAACTAATACGACAAATACTTTCACATTGATACCTCCTAACGAGGTGTCGCCCTCTCTATCCTCCAACCCACTAACTCAACCAAGTCAAGCCAATTGCTCCAAATTTTGCCGCACATAGGAAATACCGCTACAAAAGCATCTTCACACGCTGTTATTGTAGCTAAAAATCGTTAATTGTAGGTATTAAAGTTTTAAGCAAACTTTAAGCATCATATGTCTATAATTACATTTCGTTTTTAAAGACAAGCTTTAAAAAGTTCTTTATTTTAACAACCAAACAAGCTATATAGTTAGGCTACAAGCCAGCTACAAGCTAAAGCTATAAAAGCTATATATAAAAGCTTAAGAGCTAAAGCTAGTAACTTGATAAGTAAAGAGATTAGAGGTTAAACATTTTTAGTCTTCTTGTTAAAAGGGTTTAAAATTTAAACTTATTATAGCGGGTTTTTGAATAAAACGGAGTTATTTGATTTAATATTGTTAATAGCCTATGTAAAAGTAAAGTAAAACTACAATAACTCTGTCTTATATTCACTAAGGCAGTGGTAGTGCTAAAGAATATTGGTGCAATTGTCGTTATTCATTATAAAAGGGCGGGTTTTAAAGGATATTTTAAAATTTAAAACAAGCTTTTAAGAGCAGATGGCGGATGCCTTGCCAAAGAGAGGCGATGAAGGACGTACTAGACTGCGATAAGCTATGCGGAGCTGTCAAGGAGCTTTGATGCGTAGATGTCCGAATGGGGCAACCCAACTAATAGAGATATTAGTTACTCTTTCATAGAGAGCGAACCTAGTGAAGTGAAACATCTCAGTAACTAGAGGAAAAGAAATCAACGAGATTCCCTAAGTAGTGGCGAGCGAACGGGGAAAAGGGCAAACCGAGTGCTTGCATTCGGGGTTGAGGACTGCAATATCCAAGAGAACGCTTTAGCAGAGTTACCTGGAAAGGTAAGCCATAGAAAGTGATAGCCTTGTATGCGACAAGGCGTTTTTAGGTAGCAGTATCCAGAGTAGGCCAGGACACGAGAAATCCAGGTTGAAGCCGGGGAGACCACTCTCCAACCCTAAATACTACTCTTTGAGCGATAGCGAACAAGTACCGTGAGGGAAAGGTGAAAAGAACCGCAGTGAGCGGAGTGAAATAGAACCTGAAACCATCTGCTTACAATCATTCAGAGCCCTATGATTTATCAGGGTGATGGACTGCCTTTTGCATAATGATCCTGCGAGTTGTGGTATCTGGCAAGGTTAAGCGAATGCGAAGCCGTAGCGAAAGCGAGTCTTAATAGGGCGCTTGAGTCAGATGCTGCAGACCCGAAGCTAAGTGATCTATCCATGGCCAAGTTGAAACGCGTGTAATAGCGCGTGGAGGACTGAACTCGTACCCATTGAAACGGGTTGGGATGAGCTGTGGATAGGGGTGAAAGGCCAAACAAACTTAGTGATAGCTGGTTCTCTTCGAAATATATTTAGGTATAGCCTCAAGTGATAATAAAAGGGGGTAGAGCACTGATTGGGCTAGGGCTGCTCGCCGCGGTACCAAACCCTATCAAACTTCGAATACCTTTTATCGTATCTTGGGAGTCAGGCGGTGGGTGATAAAATCAATCGTCAAAAGGGGAACAACCCAGACTACCAAATAAGGTCCCTAAGTTCTATTCTGAGTGGAAAAAGATGTGTGGCTACTCAAACAACCAGGAGGTTGGCTTAGAAGCAGCCATCCTTTAAAGAAAGCGTAACAGCTCACTGGTCTAGTGGTCATGCGCTGAAAATATAACGGGGCTAAGATAGACACCGAATTTGTAGATTGTGTTTGACACAGTGGTAGAAGAGCGTTCATACCAGCGTTGAAGGTATACCGGTAAGGAGTGCTGGAGCGGTATGAAGTGAGCATGCAGGAATGAGTAACGATAAGATATATGAGAATTGTATCCGCCGTAAATCTAAGGTTTCCTACGCGATGGTCGTCATCGTAGGGTTAGTCGGGTCCTAAGCCGAGTCCGAAAGGGGTAGGTGATGGCAAATTGGTTAATATTCCAATACCGACTTATGGAGCGTGATGGGGGGACGCATAGGGTTAAGCGAGCTAGCTGATGGAAGCGCTAGTCTAAGGGCGTAGATTGGAGGGAAGGCAAATCCACCTCTGTATTTGAAACCCGAACAGGCTCTTTGAGTCCTTTTAGGACAAAGGGAGAATCGCTGATACCGTCGTGCCAAGAAAAGCCTCTAAGCATATCCATAGTCGTCCGTACCGCAAACCGACACAGGTAGATGAGATGAGTATTCTAAGGCGCGTGAAAGAACTCTGGTTAAGGAACTCTGCAAACTAGCACCGTAAGTTCGCGATAAGGTGTGCCACAGCGATGTGGTCTCAGCAAAGAGTCCCTCCCGACTGTTTACCAAAAACACAGCACTTTGCCAACTCGTAAGAGGAAGTATAAGGTGTGACGCCTGCCCGGTGCTCGAAGGTTAAGAGGATGCGTCAGTCGCAAGATGAAGCGTTGAATTGAAGCCCGAGTAAACGGCGGCCGTAACTATAACGGTCCTAAGGTAGCGAAATTCCTTGTCGGTTAAATACCGACCTGCATGAATGGCGTAACGAGATGGGAGCTGTCTCAACCAGAGATTCAGTGAAATTGTAGTGGAGGTGAAAATTCCTCCTACCCGCGGCAAGACGGAAAGACCCCGTGGACCTTTACTACAGCTTAGCACTGCTAATGGGAATATCATGCGCAGGATAGGTGGGAGGCTTTGAAGTAAGGGCTTTGGCTCTTATGGAGCCATCCTTGAGATACCACCCTTGATGTTTCTGTTAGCTAACTGGCCTGTGTTATCCACAGGCAGGACAATGCTTGGTGGGTAGTTTGACTGGGGCGGTCGCCTCCTAAAAAGTAACGGAGGCTTGCAAAGGTTGGCTCATTGCGGTTGGAAATCGCAAGTTGAGTGTAATGGCACAAGCCAGCCTGACTGTAAGACATACAAGTCAAGCAGAGACGAAAGTCGGTCATAGTGATCCGGTGGTTCTGTGTGGAAGGGCCATCGCTCAAAGGATAAAAGGTACCCCGGGGATAACAGGCTGATCTCCCCCAAGAGCTCACATCGACGGGGAGGTTTGGCACCTCGATGTCGGCTCATCGCATCCTGGGGCTGGAGCAGGTCCCAAGGGTATGGCTGTTCGCCATTTAAAGCGGTACGCGAGCTGGGTTCAGAACGTCGTGAGACAGTTCGGTCCCTATCTGCCGTGGGCGTAGGAAAGTTGAGGAGAGCTGTCCCTAGTACGAGAGGACCGGGATGGACGTGTCACTGGTGCACCAGTTGTTCTGCCAAGAGCATCGCTGGGTAGCTACACACGGATGTGATAACTGCTGAAAGCATCTAAGCAGGAAGCCAACTCCAAGATGAACTTTCCCTGAAGCTCGCACAAAGACTATGTGCTTGATAGGGTAGATGTGTAAGCGCAGTAATGCGTTTAGCTGACTACTACTAATAGAGCGTTTGGCTTGTTTTTTGCTTTTTGAATAAGATAACGCCAATAAGCATCAATAAGTTACCACTGCCTTACTGAGTGTAAGAGAGTTGGGGTTTTACAAAGACTTTTATCGTTGGTTTTAAATAAGGATAAGACACGCTCTGTTCTTTTTAAAATGAAAGGCTATTAACATCTTCTTTGTTAAAAACAGCCCCCTATAAAGAAAGGGGAGTTAAGGGTGAATACGATTTATCTTTAGCTCCCTTTTCCTTGTGCCTTTAGAGAAGAGGAACTACCCAGTTAACCATTCCGAACCTGGAAGTCAAGCTCTTCATCGCTGATAATACTGCTCTTTTCAAGAGTGGGAATGTAGGTCGGTGCAGGGATAGGGAAATGTTTTTGATTCTGTCTTGCTTTATCTTGTTTGGTTTTTTATTGCTTAATTTTTTTAGTTTAGTTTGCTTTTTATTTTTTTATTTTCTTTGGTTTGTTTTTTTAAGATTTTAATCTTTCTAGTGTCTTGATGATTTGTTTTTATTTTATTGTTTAGTTTAGTTTGTTTTTAACCTCTTAATATTTTGTTTTTATTGTTTTTGTGTGTTTTGTCTTAATAGCGATGGGTTTTTCAGTGTCTTAATGTTTGTTTATTGTTTATTCTGTATTTTTAGTTTTTTGGTTTGCTTCTTGGTTTTTTATTTTTATTGCTTATGTTTGTTTTATTCGTTTTTGTGTGTTTAGTTTTAGTTTTTTGGGTTTTTAATGTCTTAATGTTTGTTTTATTGTTTTGTTTAGTTTGTTTCTTAACCCCCTAAAAAAGGGAGTTTCACAAAGGCGTTCAAAAAAAGGGTTTTAATGCTTTAGTAAGCAAACACATAGTTGAGATACACGCTATAGAGTCTGCGGTATTTGAGTTCAGCGCCCATGAAAGAATAGTAATTGGTGTTGATGGTGGGGATTTTAAGCCCTAGTTCAATCCCATGTTGGGCTGCATGATCGCTGTCTTTTTTCTTAGGTCTGGCGAGGTTCATCCTCACGCCCATGTTGAATAAGAATTGGAAGTTAGCGACATTCATTTTAGCGTTATAGACATTATTCACGGTGGCTAAATTCACATACTCCGAATTAAGCCATGAAGTGCCCGCTAATGCAATCCCGCCAAAAAGCCCCACAGAAAGCTTGTTGTTTTTGCCTAAGAAATTGGTGGCTTTATCGTTGATGAAATTATAGAGAGCGTCCGCTCCAAAACCATAAGTCCACACATCAGAAGCCGAGTTGAAAAAGCTGGATTTGATGAACGCATGGTTGTAATCAAAAAAGCCGTAATACCTAGCCTTCAAAAGAAAGAATTAAAAAAAGAAACCCCTAAAAAAGGGAGTTTCACAAAGGCGTTCACAGAAAGCGTTTAATACGCAAACACATAGTTGAGATACACGCTATAGAGTCTGCGGTATTTGAGTTCAGCGCCCATGAAAGAATAGTAATTGGTGTTGATGGTGGGGATTTTAAGCCCTAGTTCAATCCCATGTTGAGCCGCATGATCGCTATCTTTTTTCTTAGGTCTAGCAAGGTTCATCCTCACTCCCATGTTGAATAAGAATTGGAAGTTAGCCACATTCATTTTAGCGTTATAGACATTATTCACGGTCGCTAAATTCACATACTCCGAATTAAGCCATGAAGTGCCCGCTAATGCAATCCCGCCAAAAAGCCCCACAGAAAGCTTGTTGTTTTTGCCTAAGAAATTGGTGGCTTTATCGTTGATGAAATTATAAAGAGCGTCCGCTCCAAAACCATAAGTCCACACATCAGAAGCCGAATTGAAAAAGCTGGATTTGATGAAGGCATGGTTGTAATCAAAAAAGCCATAATACCTTGCATCAAAGAACTCCATAAAATCTATCCTTTTGAACACTTGAGCTACAAAAAAGAACGCCGAAGTCATGACAAGCGCAAGGTAACCCACATTGATTTTTATTTTGAACAATTGCCCAAAGGCGAAACCAAGAAACAAAAACAAGCCGACAAGCAACGCGCTCAAAGAGACATTAAGCTCATAGCATGGGACATCAAAAGACAAGGCATTATCAAACGCTCTAAAGAAACCCTAGAAGTTAGGGAAATGGATTTGAAAAGTTTGATCGGCTCTCTTTTTGAAAACCCTAATGGGGTTATTGTGAAAATTGAAAACATCGCTAAAGAAAAAAACCAATTCTTCATGCATATTTCTTACCCCAACCGAAAAAACCCCCCACAAAAAATCCCTGTATCTGACAAACGATACGCTTTAGAATTTTTGTATGTCAGTGGAGGCTTCACCTTCAAAAAAGACAATCTGTTACAAGAAATTGAAACCTTTACGCCTAGTATCCACCCTATCACTAAAGAACCTATCAAAGAGTTTGCAGAATACATAGGCAAAACAATCAACATCACTAACCACAATGTGGATCAATTCCCTGATGGGATAACAAGCTATTTGAAAATCACTAACATTG
This region includes:
- a CDS encoding Fic family protein, with the protein product MTKLNLTKLIEKLNHERKNAIKNGIYHLIQIKFSYNSNRIEGSGLTYEQTAHIFDKSVLITEKNANIKLDDIFETINHFECVNYLLESYQEPLSLEYFKTLHKILKKNCSDEVIGGFKKRPNFVGNSATTRPQLVESELTNLVKNYQRNLEVSLENIIDFHVAFEKIHPFSDGNGRVGRLVMFKECLKNNIMPFIIENEHKAFYYRGIKEYDNTKGYLKDTILQSQDNFNEMVSYFFSK
- a CDS encoding RNA-guided endonuclease InsQ/TnpB family protein, giving the protein MLNAIKFRIYPNAQQKELISKHFGCSRVVYNYFLDYRQKQYAQGIKETYFTMQKVLTQIKRQEKYHYLNECNSQSLQMALRKLVSAYDNFFSKRARYPKFKSKKNAKQSFAIPQNIEIQTETQTIALPKFKEGIKAKLHRELPKDSVIKQAFISCIADQYFCSLSYETKEPIPKPNTIKKAVGLDMGLNTLIVTSDKIEYPHIRFYQKLEKKLKQAQRRLSKKVKGSNNRKKQAKKVARLHLACSNTREDYLHKISNEITNQYDLIGVETLNIKGLMKTYHSKSLANASWRKFFTMLEYKAQRKGKTLLRIDRFFPSTQICSYCGVNIGKKHERITKFTCPYCNITHHRDYNASVNIRNYALGMLDDRHKVKIDKARVGIIRSDYTHYTNECVKACGASSNGVSSYGNILDLASYGAVKQEKAQSL